In Leptodactylus fuscus isolate aLepFus1 chromosome 2, aLepFus1.hap2, whole genome shotgun sequence, one genomic interval encodes:
- the LOC142194629 gene encoding eosinophil peroxidase-like, whose translation MPSIQRLSCLLLVFGSFQIATASYYDGVEELDNNLILSSVQEAKKLVDTAYKRTRDILKERLRKRTWTPSDVMSYFKQPVATSRTHIRAADYIETTLELLTEKVRSIYSRPFNISDLLTVNQIDMLHKVSGHTFLHLPKACPQSRYRTFTGECNNRRFPNFGVSNRAYTRLLPAQYEDRRGLPQGWTEDSRINGFTLPLARAVSNQILQFPEREQTLDRQRSLMFMQWGQWIDHDLDLAPETPARSSFVRGVDCDHSCARELPCFPLRIPPNDPRISNRSDCIPLFRSSPAVQQGSTVREQMNILTSYIDASQVYGSTNELANRLRNNMNQLGLMDVNRNFTDNGRAYLPFSSNENEEDFCVQTNKTSGLPCFLAGDGRVSEQPGLTAFHTLFVREHNRIATELRRMNPRWNKEVLFQETRKIVGALTQKINYKDWLPLLLGSSMSQLVPRYRAYNESVNPGASNVFSLVFRMGHTMIQPFIYRLVDGYRTSRNLPPVPLHLTFFNTWRVVREGGIDPLLRGLMANQAKLNKQNQILVDELREHLFELFKRLGLDLGAINMQRGRDHGLPGYNAWRRFCGLSEPQNTAELAQVLRNRPLAEKFMSLYGTPKNIDIWMGAVAEPLLPNARVGELLACLIGDQFRRTRDGDRFYYERPSEFTSTQRNSINRVTMSRIICDNTGITQVPRCVFAANTYPRDFVNCNQIPRFDLSPWKRRKSGSEVEDSEE comes from the exons ATGGAGTGGAAGAGCTGGACAATAATCTTATTCTCAGCTCAGTCCAGGAAGCAAAGAAGCTAGTAGATACTGCCTACAAGCGCACACGTGATAT CCTCAAAGAGCGTCTTCGGAAAAGAACTTGGACTCCATCTGATGTCATGTCCTACTTCAAGCAGCCTGTGGCAACAAGCAGAACGCACATCCGTGCCGCCGATTATATAGAGACCACCCTTGAACTTCTGACTGAGAAGGTTCGAAGCATCTACAGTCGACCCTTCAACATCTCAG ACCTGCTGACAGTCAACCAGATAGACATGCTGCATAAGGTTTCTGGACATACGTTTCTACATCTTCCTAAAGCTTGTCCTCAAAGTCGGTATCGAACCTTCACAGGGGAGTGCAACAACAG GAGATTTCCAAACTTTGGAGTTTCCAATAGGGCATACACACGCTTGCTACCTGCTCAGTATGAAGATAGGAGAGGTCTCCCCCAAGGCTGGACAGAAGATAGTAGGATCAATGGCTTCACTTTACCTCTG GCAAGGGCTGTATCCAATCAGATTCTCCAATTCCCGGAGAGAGAACAGACTCTGGACAGACAGCGGTCTCTCATGTTCATGCAGTGGGGACAGTGGATTGACCATGACCTTGATCTCGCACCGGAAACACCAGCAAGATCATCTTTTGTGAGAGGCGTTGACTGTGACCACAGCTGTGCTCGGGAGCTTCCATGCTTCCCCCTCCGG ATCCCCCCAAATGACCCTCGTATAAGTAACCGCAGTGACTGTATCCCCCTCTTCCGCTCAAGTCCTGCTGTTCAGCAAGGTTCAACTGTACGTGAACAGATGAATATCCTCACATCATACATCGATGCCAGTCAGGTATACGGCAGCACTAATGAATTGGCGAACAGACTGCGAAACAACATGAATCAACTGGGTCTCATGGATGTCAATAGAAACTTCACTGATAATGGACGTGCCTACCTACCTTTTAGCTCTAATGAAAATGAAGAAGATTTCTGTGTGCAGACTAACAAGACATCTGGTCTTCCATGCTTTTTAGCTG GTGATGGTCGTGTGAGCGAGCAGCCTGGTCTAACTGCATTTCACACACTCTTTGTGCGAGAGCACAACCGCATAGCTACGGAGTTACGCAGGATGAACCCACGCTGGAATAAAGAAGTACTATTCCAAGAAACCAGGAAAATAGTTGGTGCCCTTACACAG aaaataAACTACAAAGATTGGCTTCCCCTTTTGTTGGGTTCCTCTATGTCCCAGTTGGTTCCTCGATACCGTGCTTACAATGAATCAGTGAATCCAGGAGCATCTAATGTATTCAGCTTGGTCTTCCGTATGGGTCACACAATGATCCAGCCATTCATTTATCGACTGGTGGATGGCTACCGGACCTCACGAAACTTACCTCCAGTCCCTCTGCACCTTACCTTCTTCAACACATGGAGAGTTGTGAGAGAAG GAGGCATTGACCCTCTCCTTCGAGGTCTCATGGCAAATCAAGCAAAGTTGAACAAACAAAACCAGATTTTGGTTGATGAGCTCCGAGAACATCTGTTTGAGTTGTTCAAGCGTCTTGGCCTAGATTTGGGAGCCATCAATATGCAACGTGGCCGTGACCATGGATTACCAG GGTATAATGCATGGCGAAGATTTTGTGGACTTTCTGAGCCCCAAAATACAGCTGAACTAGCACAGGTTTTGAGAAACAGACCACTGGCTGAAAAATTCATGTCTCTTTATGGTACACCGAAAAACATTGACATCTGGATGGGAGCGGTTGCTGAACCTCTGCTGCCGAACGCTAGAGTTGGTGAACTGTTAGCTTGTTTGATTGGAGACCAGTTCCGCAGAACCCGTGATGGAGACAG ATTTTACTATGAGAGACCTTCAGAGTTCACATCAACTCAGAGAAACTCTATAAACAGAGTGACAATGTCTCGAATCATCTGTGACAACACCGGTATCACCCAAGTTCCTCGGTGCGTGTTTGCAGCAAACACCTACCCAAGAGACTTTGTCAATTGCAACCAGATTCCACGTTTTGATCTGAGCCCTTGGAAAAGGAGGAAGAGCGGATCAG AAGTTGAAGATTCTGAAGAATAA